From a region of the Suncus etruscus isolate mSunEtr1 chromosome 11, mSunEtr1.pri.cur, whole genome shotgun sequence genome:
- the GPR19 gene encoding probable G-protein coupled receptor 19 → MVFTHRMDTRQLPRVLPTLLGPLPNHSCTEPAMPLASQDLGVLQEEPSWGGNGTDTQPHLQPGEVVTASVFFGTLWFFSIFGNSLVCLVIHRSRRTQSTTNYFVVSMACADLLISVASTPFVLLQFATGRWSLGSAMCKVVRYFQYLTPGVQIYVLLSICIDRFYTIVYPLSFKVSREKAKKMIAASWIFEAAFVSPVFFFYGSNWDHHCNYFFPSSWEGTAYTILHFLVGYVIPTVLIILFYQKVVKYIWRIGADGRTVRRTMNIVPRTKVKTIKMFLILNLLFLLSWLPFHIAQLWHPHEQDYQKSSLVFTTITWISFSSSASKPTLYSIYNANFRRGMKETFCMSSMKCYRSNAYTITTSSRMAKKNYVGISEIPPMAKIITKDSIYDSFDREAKEKKLAWPINSNPPNTFV, encoded by the coding sequence ATGGTTTTTACTCACAGGATGGATACCCGCCAACTGCCTCGGGTTCTTCCCACGCTCTTGGGGCCCCTCCCCAACCACAGCTGCACGGAGCCCGCTATGCCCCTGGCGAGCCAGGACCTGGGGGTGCTTCAGGAAGAGCCAAGCTGGGGGGGCAATGGGACCGACACACAGCCCCACCTACAGCCTGGGGAAGTAGTTACTGCCAGTGTTTTCTTTGGGACCCTGTGGTTCTTCTCCATCTTTGGCAACTCCCTGGTTTGCTTGGTCATCCACCGGAGCCGGAGGACGCAGTCTACCACCAACTACTTTGTGGTATCCATGGCATGTGCTGATCTGCTCATCAGTGTAGCCAGCACACCCTTCGTCCTCCTCCAGTTTGCCACAGGCCGGTGGAGCCTGGGCAGTGCCATGTGCAAAGTTGTGCGCTACTTCCAGTACCTCACACCAGGCGTGCAAATCTACGTGCTCCTGTCCATTTGCATTGACCGTTTCTACACCATCGTCTATCCACTGAGCTTCAAGGTGTCCCGAGAAAAGGCCAAGAAGATGATTGCCGCCTCGTGGATCTTTGAGGCTGCCTTTGTGAGCCCCGTGTTCTTTTTCTATGGCTCCAACTGGGACCACCATTGCAActatttcttcccttcctcaTGGGAAGGTACTGCCTATACCATCCTCCACTTCCTGGTGGGCTATGTAATCCCAACTGTTCTCATCATCCTGTTTTACCAGAAGGTTGTCAAGTACATCTGGAGAATAGGCGCCGATGGCCGCACTGTGAGAAGGACGATGAACATTGTCCCGAGGACAAAGGTGAAAACAATCAAAATGTTCCTCATCTTAAACCTGCTGTTTTTGCTCTCCTGGCTGCCTTTCCATATTGCCCAGCTGTGGCACCCCCACGAACAGGACTATCAGAAGAGTTCCCTGGTTTTCACAACGATCACGTGGATATCATTTAGTTCATCAGCCTCAAAACCGACTTTATATTCCATTTATAATGCCAATTTCAGGCGAGGAATGAAGGAGACATTTTGCATGTCCTCGATGAAATGCTACCGAAGCAATGCCTATACTATTACAACCAGTTCCAGAATGGCCAAAAAGAACTATGTGGGCATTTCAGAAATCCCTCCCATGGCCAAAATTATAACCAAAGACTCCATCTATGATTCATTTGACCGAGAAGCCAAGGAAAAAAAACTGGCTTGGCCTATTAACTCAAATCCGCCAAATACTTTTGTCTAA